A single window of Paenibacillus sp. FSL H8-0537 DNA harbors:
- a CDS encoding Ig-like domain-containing protein, producing the protein MLKRILLAVSLLVTSVFGGFPFMPSANAQAIPEVSLTTSSTQLPSFDIPESSKLDLNDALPAPSVISSSTQSLQQRSLDSVTQAVYNTDPGNAYTINTGQVYFDYIDQAGGQKWFNFQTTAPSKLTAFLQTVQSASVDYDLHLFRLDLDTLQLVEEYYSVYGPQMDEQVSRIAPAGIYYLAVNTVSGFDASNPFYFTVVQSSVYDSAEPDDNYVYAKAKTSAFTVSQTIDNAFDEDWIKFTVSTAKQYTISFNNPAAGTTYQVNIYNQNLNQLATINQNSSGTYNMSAGTYYFRVLSTSSFNASQPYTFSVSNAASVVTVTSITSDPNVSGYMTYGYGNKYRIQNYITVTGSARDSSGNAAANVPITVSIRTVLNNLLYTATTTTNSSGGFTATISNIQPGVGLYGYDNWVSYHYFDIIPIQFSSNNAVLSSNETTLYHFAYQIYQPH; encoded by the coding sequence ATGCTCAAGCGGATTTTATTGGCGGTTTCTCTACTAGTCACGTCAGTATTTGGCGGGTTTCCCTTCATGCCTAGCGCGAATGCCCAGGCCATTCCCGAGGTAAGTCTGACAACCAGCAGCACACAATTGCCTTCCTTCGACATTCCTGAAAGCAGCAAGCTTGACCTTAATGATGCCTTGCCTGCACCTTCAGTCATCTCTAGTTCGACACAAAGCCTACAGCAGCGCTCCCTCGACTCCGTCACTCAGGCGGTATACAATACCGACCCTGGCAACGCCTATACGATCAATACGGGCCAAGTCTACTTTGATTATATTGACCAAGCTGGCGGGCAGAAGTGGTTTAATTTCCAAACGACCGCGCCTAGCAAGCTGACTGCTTTTTTACAAACGGTGCAATCCGCATCTGTCGATTATGATTTGCACTTATTCCGCTTAGATTTAGATACCTTGCAATTGGTAGAGGAATATTATTCGGTTTATGGGCCGCAAATGGATGAGCAGGTAAGCCGGATTGCTCCAGCAGGCATCTATTATCTGGCTGTAAATACGGTATCAGGCTTTGATGCAAGCAATCCATTCTATTTCACAGTCGTTCAATCCTCTGTCTATGACAGCGCCGAGCCTGATGACAACTATGTGTATGCCAAGGCAAAAACGAGCGCCTTCACCGTCAGCCAGACGATCGACAACGCTTTTGACGAGGACTGGATCAAATTTACCGTAAGCACCGCTAAGCAATATACGATTTCATTCAACAATCCGGCGGCTGGCACCACCTATCAGGTTAATATTTATAATCAGAACTTAAACCAGCTTGCTACCATTAACCAAAATTCAAGTGGAACCTATAACATGAGTGCCGGCACCTATTATTTTAGAGTATTAAGCACTTCTTCGTTCAATGCTTCACAGCCTTACACCTTCAGCGTGAGCAATGCCGCTTCGGTTGTCACGGTAACAAGCATCACCTCTGATCCTAACGTTTCAGGTTATATGACTTATGGATATGGGAATAAATATCGTATTCAAAACTATATAACCGTGACGGGATCAGCTAGAGATTCAAGCGGCAATGCAGCTGCTAATGTCCCTATTACCGTGAGCATCAGAACCGTCCTTAACAATCTGCTTTATACGGCCACTACGACGACTAATTCCAGCGGCGGCTTCACTGCCACCATATCCAATATTCAGCCTGGTGTTGGGCTTTACGGCTATGATAACTGGGTATCCTACCATTACTTTGATATTATTCCGATCCAGTTCAGCTCCAATAATGCTGTTTTGAGTTCAAATGAAACGACGCTTTACCACTTTGCTTATCAGATTTATCAGCCTCATTAA
- a CDS encoding IS3 family transposase, translating to MRTVLRICGVPRSTYYYRLLHPEPQRPAGKGRPVPGFSYDQTGTQVTDGRIQTWLRRLVQGPNAAFGYRKLTVLLRRKHGLLINKKKVYRLCKSLNLLAPKREKMSVVPRKIANNRVVTGANQLWQMDIKYGYVTGQRRHFFLASIIDVFDRNIVAYYRGSTCRTPEILKTIQKAIEARKVGQREIPLILRTDNGPQFISKAFHAYCEQVGVEHERIPPRTPNKNAFIESFHSILERECYQRHCFESNEEAFAEVDRFVHYYNHDRIHGSLYDWPPTEYLRRVQTGMLSPKTLAL from the coding sequence GTGCGTACCGTGCTGCGAATTTGTGGGGTTCCTCGTTCCACCTACTATTACCGTCTCCTGCATCCAGAGCCTCAGCGTCCTGCTGGTAAAGGCCGTCCCGTACCGGGATTTTCATACGACCAGACAGGGACGCAGGTGACGGATGGGCGCATTCAGACGTGGCTGCGGCGCTTGGTACAGGGACCCAATGCGGCTTTTGGTTACCGAAAGCTCACCGTCCTTTTGCGGCGAAAACACGGGCTTCTCATTAACAAAAAGAAGGTGTATCGGCTCTGTAAATCCCTGAATCTGCTGGCTCCAAAGCGGGAGAAAATGAGCGTGGTCCCTCGAAAGATCGCAAACAACCGCGTGGTCACTGGCGCCAACCAGCTCTGGCAGATGGATATTAAGTACGGATACGTAACGGGTCAGCGCAGACACTTTTTTTTGGCTAGCATCATCGATGTGTTTGACCGGAATATTGTTGCCTACTACCGGGGTTCTACCTGCCGCACGCCAGAGATCCTGAAAACCATACAGAAGGCAATAGAAGCCCGCAAGGTGGGTCAAAGGGAGATCCCGCTGATTCTTCGCACAGACAATGGCCCCCAATTCATCAGTAAAGCCTTCCATGCGTATTGTGAGCAGGTGGGGGTGGAACACGAGCGAATCCCGCCTCGTACCCCGAACAAAAATGCATTTATTGAGTCGTTCCACAGTATTTTGGAACGGGAATGCTACCAGCGCCACTGTTTTGAAAGTAATGAGGAAGCCTTTGCCGAAGTGGACCGTTTCGTTCACTATTACAATCATGACCGTATTCACGGCAGTCTATATGACTGGCCTCCAACGGAATATCTACGCAGGGTCCAAACGGGAATGCTATCTCCTAAGACCCTTGCGCTTTAG
- a CDS encoding ABC transporter substrate-binding protein: MDVEQHVKLWNQASIKILDIRHLVMRAGEQVKGYRLPASGFIYTTRGGAQVALDGNSYEVNKLQVLHGGKGIGLDISDVEDCFEYYMIYYRASLPLPSSRELKALLEQQLPFHIQYAFVPNYPIALYNYVTSLDQIWRQADALSKFQVKTLFYQFVHELLRQLDTQGIPTIKPNIVTQAVRYLNERYAEPIMVDGLAELLDCSSGHLSRMFKKETGSSLIEYLTRIRINKARELLLHTDASLQTIAESVGIPDAMYFNRIFKKYAGISPGRFKTNYVHLPFDQYNATGKSESSIVRRTFRRYIHNGDNHYQYKQKGDSRIPMKPKQSITLLLMLSLTLLLSACSGTTNTTAASGNSQSSSAAQQTNSEQATQPPSTQEKVIKHAWGETVIKGEPKNIISLFPAATDYLLALGIVPQAASSNEEGSDQFPTYLADRLQGQKNLGWQVEPNFESILALEPDLIIGQDFMGEAFANLNKIAPTLFAEKVKDEQGIIRMKTSLLKIGDMLGRTEQANQVIAEYEKLAAEGKEKIKQAIGDETVMFLRLSDKEVRYYSKRNYEVLYDDLGLQAPASIPDPAESMQVISLEKLPSINPDHIFLLSSDPTETTEMQKTEVWKSLKAVQNNHVHLVDYGLWFQGPGGPIGQTKIIEETVQFLTQ; encoded by the coding sequence ATGGATGTAGAACAGCATGTTAAGCTTTGGAATCAGGCTTCTATTAAAATATTAGATATTCGGCATCTGGTTATGCGCGCTGGGGAGCAGGTGAAGGGCTACCGGCTGCCAGCCAGCGGTTTTATCTACACAACAAGAGGCGGCGCACAGGTTGCTCTGGACGGAAATTCCTATGAGGTGAACAAGCTGCAGGTGCTGCACGGCGGCAAGGGCATAGGTCTGGATATTTCCGATGTCGAGGACTGCTTCGAATATTATATGATTTATTATCGGGCCAGCCTTCCGCTGCCCAGCAGCAGAGAGCTTAAAGCGCTGCTGGAGCAGCAGCTGCCTTTTCACATTCAGTACGCCTTCGTTCCCAATTATCCGATTGCTTTATACAACTATGTTACAAGCCTTGATCAAATATGGAGACAAGCGGATGCGCTCTCTAAATTTCAAGTCAAAACCTTATTTTATCAATTTGTCCACGAGCTGTTGCGGCAGCTGGATACACAGGGCATTCCAACGATTAAGCCTAATATCGTAACGCAAGCTGTCCGTTATCTTAACGAGCGATATGCAGAGCCGATTATGGTGGATGGGTTGGCGGAGCTTTTGGATTGCAGTTCGGGGCATTTATCAAGAATGTTTAAAAAAGAGACAGGAAGCAGCCTCATTGAATATTTGACCCGCATTCGAATCAATAAAGCGAGAGAGCTCCTTTTGCATACCGATGCGTCCCTACAGACGATTGCGGAAAGCGTAGGTATCCCAGACGCGATGTACTTCAATCGTATTTTCAAAAAATATGCAGGCATTTCGCCGGGACGCTTCAAAACGAACTACGTTCATTTGCCATTCGATCAGTATAATGCTACGGGTAAGTCAGAATCCTCCATTGTCAGGCGTACCTTTCGCCGTTATATTCATAATGGTGATAATCATTATCAATATAAACAAAAAGGGGATTCACGCATACCAATGAAACCGAAACAGTCGATTACGCTACTTCTTATGCTTAGCCTTACTCTATTACTGTCAGCATGCTCTGGCACAACAAACACAACTGCTGCGAGTGGCAATAGTCAAAGCAGCAGTGCAGCGCAGCAAACAAATAGCGAGCAAGCCACTCAGCCGCCATCTACGCAGGAAAAAGTCATTAAGCATGCATGGGGAGAAACGGTTATTAAAGGGGAGCCAAAAAATATTATCTCTTTATTTCCCGCCGCTACCGATTATTTGCTGGCGCTTGGCATCGTGCCGCAGGCGGCATCAAGCAATGAAGAAGGCAGCGATCAATTTCCGACCTATCTTGCCGATCGCCTGCAAGGGCAGAAAAATTTAGGCTGGCAGGTGGAGCCGAATTTTGAGAGTATTTTAGCTTTGGAGCCAGACCTGATTATTGGTCAAGATTTTATGGGCGAAGCTTTCGCTAACTTAAATAAAATTGCCCCTACGTTGTTCGCGGAAAAAGTGAAGGATGAGCAGGGCATCATTCGAATGAAAACGAGTCTCCTTAAAATCGGTGACATGCTCGGAAGAACGGAGCAGGCGAATCAGGTCATTGCGGAATACGAGAAGCTGGCTGCAGAGGGCAAAGAGAAAATTAAGCAAGCGATCGGTGATGAAACAGTTATGTTTTTGCGCCTGTCCGATAAGGAAGTGCGCTATTATAGCAAACGGAACTATGAAGTTCTTTATGACGATTTAGGCTTGCAAGCGCCAGCGTCTATACCGGACCCAGCCGAATCGATGCAGGTGATCTCGCTAGAGAAGCTGCCGTCTATTAACCCAGATCACATCTTTTTATTATCCTCCGATCCTACAGAAACGACTGAAATGCAAAAGACTGAAGTGTGGAAAAGCTTGAAGGCCGTTCAAAATAACCATGTTCACTTGGTGGATTATGGCCTATGGTTTCAAGGTCCCGGCGGCCCCATCGGCCAAACGAAAATTATCGAAGAAACGGTTCAGTTTCTTACCCAATAA
- a CDS encoding helix-turn-helix transcriptional regulator, producing MLDRGIYQAEPFFLLHGAKEMRLNIGTNEPFEYYLLFYRTKPVFLRWKEIGRLLERSNPFNIQYGFQPCEPLGLYNCLCELERTWVAGEKLGRLQATGLFYQFIHELLWQLRSEEKNIAKTDFVTSATRYLHDYYQDSITLQSLAERLNYSVRHLAVSFKQQIGVSPIEYLIRIRISHACRLLVETDASLRDIASQVGYPDVYYFSRIFKKQTGLSPARYQTKERQQRAAKDRPFIL from the coding sequence ATGCTGGATCGCGGCATCTATCAGGCCGAACCGTTCTTCCTGCTGCATGGAGCAAAAGAAATGCGGTTGAATATCGGCACAAATGAGCCATTCGAGTATTATTTGCTGTTTTACCGGACAAAGCCCGTATTTTTGCGCTGGAAGGAAATTGGCAGGCTGCTGGAGCGCAGCAACCCTTTTAATATTCAATACGGTTTCCAGCCCTGTGAGCCGTTGGGCCTATATAACTGTCTTTGCGAATTGGAGCGTACATGGGTGGCGGGGGAGAAGCTGGGAAGATTGCAGGCGACGGGACTGTTCTATCAGTTCATCCATGAGCTGTTGTGGCAGTTGAGGTCGGAGGAGAAAAATATCGCAAAAACCGATTTTGTCACGAGTGCCACTCGCTATTTGCATGATTATTACCAAGACAGCATAACACTGCAGTCGCTTGCGGAGAGGCTGAATTATAGCGTTCGCCATTTGGCAGTCAGCTTCAAGCAGCAAATCGGTGTCAGTCCCATTGAATATTTAATCCGCATTAGAATCAGCCACGCCTGCAGACTGCTGGTGGAGACAGATGCTTCACTGCGCGATATTGCCTCACAGGTGGGTTATCCCGATGTGTATTATTTTAGTCGTATTTTCAAAAAACAGACCGGCTTGTCGCCTGCACGCTATCAGACTAAAGAACGCCAGCAGCGAGCAGCAAAGGATCGTCCATTTATTTTATAG
- a CDS encoding MFS transporter, whose amino-acid sequence MEFSQRLTQKQAAKEPFPVSILSLTVGAFAIGMTEFVIMGLLPNVATDLHVSISAAGQLITMYALGVAIGAPILTMLTQQIPQKQLLCLLMILFILGNVISVFAPSYAVLMGARVITALTHGTFFGVGAVIASNLVPPNKRAGAVSIMMAGLTIANIIGVPLGTFIGQNMGWRASFGAIAIMGVIALAGILIFIPKIKQEQTASIVQQLAALARPKLLVFLLICALGNSGLFAVFTYITPLLTQVSGFAEHSVTWILVLFGCGVTLGNIVGGKLADWKLMPAILGLYVFISVILAILTFTIHSPIAAVVTIFLWGAGSFAVMPGLQVRIMSLAKAAPALASTSSHSAGNLGNAVGAFIGGWVITHLSLNALPWVGAVLVGLALTLGLATYMTERKAAN is encoded by the coding sequence ATGGAGTTCTCTCAACGTTTGACCCAGAAGCAAGCCGCCAAAGAGCCGTTCCCCGTCTCGATTCTCTCGCTTACTGTCGGAGCATTTGCCATTGGCATGACCGAGTTTGTCATTATGGGGCTGCTGCCTAATGTCGCCACAGACCTGCATGTCAGCATTTCGGCTGCTGGACAGCTAATTACGATGTATGCGCTTGGCGTAGCAATCGGCGCTCCCATATTAACCATGCTCACGCAACAAATCCCGCAAAAGCAACTGCTATGTCTGCTGATGATTTTATTCATTCTCGGCAATGTCATCTCGGTTTTTGCGCCGAGCTATGCCGTCCTGATGGGCGCGCGTGTCATTACCGCATTGACACATGGAACCTTTTTCGGCGTCGGAGCAGTGATTGCCTCTAATCTCGTGCCGCCAAATAAACGGGCCGGAGCCGTATCCATCATGATGGCCGGGCTGACGATTGCCAATATTATAGGCGTTCCTCTCGGCACCTTTATCGGACAAAACATGGGCTGGCGCGCCTCTTTCGGAGCCATTGCCATCATGGGCGTTATCGCCCTGGCAGGCATACTGATCTTCATTCCAAAAATAAAGCAGGAACAAACGGCGAGCATCGTTCAGCAGCTTGCCGCTCTTGCCAGACCCAAGCTTCTTGTCTTCCTGCTAATCTGCGCGCTAGGCAACTCCGGGTTATTCGCCGTCTTTACGTATATTACACCGCTGCTTACGCAGGTGTCAGGCTTTGCAGAGCACAGCGTCACGTGGATTTTAGTGCTTTTCGGCTGCGGTGTAACGCTTGGCAACATCGTCGGCGGCAAGCTTGCCGATTGGAAGCTAATGCCTGCCATATTGGGACTTTATGTTTTCATATCGGTCATTTTGGCCATCTTAACTTTTACGATTCATAGCCCTATAGCGGCTGTTGTGACGATTTTCCTTTGGGGAGCCGGTTCCTTCGCGGTCATGCCCGGGCTGCAGGTCCGGATTATGAGCCTGGCGAAAGCGGCGCCCGCCCTCGCCTCCACCTCCAGCCATTCCGCAGGTAATTTAGGAAATGCTGTCGGCGCTTTTATCGGGGGCTGGGTCATCACCCATCTGTCCTTAAATGCACTCCCGTGGGTCGGGGCTGTGCTTGTCGGGCTAGCACTAACGCTGGGGCTGGCAACCTATATGACAGAACGCAAAGCTGCCAACTAA
- a CDS encoding nitroreductase: MAISAIEQLIRERRTIRQFNGQTLAKETVINLLDAAVWAPVHSRKEPWRFILFMGAGRQQFSDAVLHTFSEDEREKWGQKLQLDYCERMQAHLLIVIEADARQRVWEDAVGAGSALIQNIQLLAWEQGIGVVWKTNEYNFDPDFCRLTGVKPGERIIGTLHLGYFDPDKTPKPRPRTPVGKLLTCVTGE; the protein is encoded by the coding sequence ATGGCCATATCGGCAATTGAGCAGCTAATTCGCGAAAGAAGAACGATACGTCAATTTAACGGGCAGACATTGGCGAAAGAAACCGTCATCAACCTGTTGGATGCGGCAGTATGGGCTCCGGTTCATTCGCGCAAGGAGCCTTGGCGATTCATTTTGTTCATGGGCGCAGGAAGGCAGCAGTTTTCAGATGCGGTGCTGCATACGTTTTCGGAGGACGAGCGGGAAAAATGGGGACAGAAGCTGCAGCTTGATTATTGCGAACGCATGCAAGCCCATTTGCTCATCGTCATAGAGGCCGACGCTAGGCAGCGCGTGTGGGAGGATGCTGTTGGGGCAGGCTCCGCGCTGATTCAAAATATCCAACTGCTGGCGTGGGAGCAGGGAATCGGCGTCGTATGGAAGACGAATGAATACAATTTTGACCCGGATTTTTGCAGGCTTACGGGCGTGAAGCCAGGCGAACGCATTATTGGCACGCTGCATCTTGGTTATTTTGATCCCGATAAGACACCTAAGCCTAGACCTCGCACACCGGTGGGGAAACTGTTAACCTGTGTTACGGGGGAATAA